In one Ictalurus furcatus strain D&B chromosome 10, Billie_1.0, whole genome shotgun sequence genomic region, the following are encoded:
- the camsap2a gene encoding calmodulin-regulated spectrin-associated protein 2a isoform X1, producing the protein MGDPSQSSQWKKTFIVPAIKSFEHYDFNRAKIRASLTWLVAKAFGTDSIPDKLKDPFYTDQYEQEHVKPPVVDLLLSAELYCRAGSLILKSDAAKPLLGHDAVIQALAQKGLYVTVHERLVSERDLSMRPIQMSAHLALIDTLMMAYTVEMVSMDKVVACMQQYSTDCADGDTPYDTEDGVISWMNKVNEYLKEIIIQEQSRREAQRAEPLEIPKSPTKWYMKLVPARYRKEQTLPKTVPWIPPVDNLLKDSTDGCALAALLHFYCPDLVKLEDVCLKDSMSLADSLYNLQLVQDFCREHLNRCCHFSLEDMLYASSSIKNNYLVFMAELFWWFELVKPSFVQPQVLVDEAPSPSLKNVPSVPISKVTKRSFMERPPSPDRPSLPLRQQPLTTNSGEIRRSTSMSFVDSFLGTWPTERRSGTQGVSFDIPLDKGDTTQTITQPRLGMTRSVSTEGFGLKVAKGMKRNLSFQPVIGQNIGIEEEGCADTLVGIHHGGLNGTAPSSIEEALEIINNSEKQQEDTGVEAENEGFFLHMQTKELMPKTQDEGGDSVSEAMGISSASTVEVDTGIHVKTEDIQETLDEDSSLRDCTTSMELDADQCFEARASHSQDSISSYPSSVGTKSPIADTPIGVKMTSFAEQKFRKLNPNAESKGGNSQGTTPDSSDLNLSHSVSWAPSPETSPVHQPQRDPAQAMAAEMVQLRMRLEEKRRAIEAQKKKVEAAFARHRQKMGRSAFLTVVKRKNDGASPIQEYTTSSEATKTLSDTAKSPEKSPVKSFSEESMSETDLLEYTRSIEKLNTSLSFLQAEMQRLAQQQEIIMQMREQQAWVVSPPQPSPQKQVRELRGSGARSSGSPSPADSPHTTHRSPTNIKRKSASFHSKTPRTPRPTELKITPFNRVLTVPQSVDSLPRLRRFSPSQSVSSSFAYFGNDLKPSKNNMQVDPLCTEGTASDLTLPAKDKQQTETDIADSRTKEFENSVEQNGEMKDDGKQSEGEIKPTVESSVSEVLSQAVKETFIVTPTEKPIDLVSQSNKSLIEVPLSILKPLEGQELEECGETLTAGENQDDDQKMCCGFFFKDDMKGEDSMALKRAALLEKRQRRERENQQRKQQLEAELEQKKEEARLKAEEERLKKEEEKARREFIKQEYLRRKQLKLMEDMDMLVKTRPATAKQKKPRPKSIHRDVIESPKTPVRATAGSRPRVFSVSSISLASLNLGDNESVSSEKRTPSRPDSADSFLSPSRSESHNGEKDWENASTTSSVTSITEYTGPKLYKEPSAKSNKHIIQNALAHCCLAGKVNEGQKNKILEEMEKSQANNFIILFRDSGCQFRAVYTYCPDTEQMNKLAGIGPKSISRKMIDGLFKYNSDRKQFSQIPAKTMSASVDAITIHSHLWQTKKPGTPKKVAPSKS; encoded by the exons AGTGCCCACCTGGCACTGATTGACACTTTGATGATGGCCTATACGGTGGAGATGGTGAGTATGGACAAGGTTGTAGCGTGCATGCAGCAGTATTCTACCGACTGCGCTGACGGAGACACGCCCTACGACACGGAGGATGGCGTCATTAGCTGGATGAATAAg GTGAACGAATACTTGAAAGAGATCATCATCCAGGAGCAAAGCAGGAGAGAGGCACAGAGGGCCGAGCCCCTTGAGATCCCTAAG TCTCCAACCAAATGGTATATGAAGCTGGTTCCT gcCCGCTATAGGAAGGAACAGACGTTGCCTAAAACAGTACCATGGATCCCCCCAGTGGACAACCTGCTGAAGGACAGCACAGATGGCTGCGCCCTTGCTGCGCTGCTGCACTTCTACTGCCCTGACCTTGTCAAACTAGAGG ACGTGTGCCTGAAAGACAGCATGTCTTTAGCGGACAGCTTGTACAATCTGCAGCTCGTTCAGGACTTCTGCCGCGAACACTTGAACCGCTGCTGCCACTTCAGCCTGGAGGATATGCTCTACGCCTCTTCTTCCATCAAA AACAATTACCTTGTGTTTATGGCTGAGCTCTTCTGGTGGTTTGAATTGGTTAAGCCATCTTTTGTGCAGCCTCAGGTTTTGGTCGATGAAG CACCATCTCCATCACTGAAGAATGTTCCATCTGTGCCCATCTCAAAAGTCACCAAGAGAAGCTTCATGGAAAGGCCTCCCAGTCCAGACAGACCAAG TCTCCCGCTGCGACAACAGCCTTTAACAACAAACTCAG GTGAGATCAGGCGATCAACCTCCATGTCATTTGTTGACAGTTTTTTGGGGACTTGGCCCACGGAGAGGAG GTCAGGGACTCAGGGTGTGTCCTTTGATATCCCATTAGATAAGGGCGACACCACTCAAACTATTACACAACCCAGACTGGGTATGACCAGGTCTGTAAGCACTGAGGGATTTGGGCTCAAAGTAGCCAAGGGAATGAAGCGAAATCTGTCCTTCCAACCTGTTATTGGCCAAAACATTGGTATTGAGGAAGAAGGCTGTGCAGATACCCTTGTGGGAATCCACCATGGTGGTCTGAATGGCACAGCGCCAAGTAGCATTGAGGAAGCCCTAGAAATAATCAATAATTCAGAAAAGCAACAGGAGGACACCGGGGTTGAGGCAGAGAATGAAGGTTTCTTCCTTCATATGCAGACCAAAGAACTGATGCCCAAAACCCAAGATGAAGGGGGAGACTCTGTTTCAGAGGCCATGGGGATTTCAAGTGCTTCAACTGTGGAGGTGGACACTGGAATTCACGTAAAGACAGAAGATATCCAAGAGACTCTGGATGAGGACTCATCGCTTAGAGACTGCACAACAAGTATGGAGTTAGATGCAGACCAGTGCTTTGAGGCTAGAGCAAGTCATAGCCAGGATTCCATTAGTTCATATCCCAGCAGTGTTGGCACCAAGTCTCCTATAGCTGATACTCCCATAGGAGTTAAGATGACCAGCTTTGCTGAACAAAAGTTCAGAAAACTCAATCCAAATGCAGAGTCCAAAGGGGGAAACTCTCAGGGGACTACACCAGACAGTTCAGACCTTAACCTTTCCCACTCAGTCTCCTGGGCCCCCTCACCAGAGACAAGCCCTGTCCACCAGCCACAGAGGGATCCGGCGCAAGCCATGGCTGCTGAAATGGTACAGCTGCGTATGCGGCTGGAAGAGAAACGCAGAGCCATAGAAGCTCAGAAGAAAAAGGTGGAAGCCGCCTTCGCACGTCATAGACAAAAGATGGGGCGCAGTGCCTTTCTCACAGTGgtcaagagaaagaatgatGGTGCCTCACCAATCCAGGAGTACACCACAAGCTCAGAGGCTACCAAGACACTATCTGATACTGCAAAATCTCCAGAAAAGTCTCCTGTCAAGTCCTTTAGTGAGGAGAGCATGTCTGAGACAGACTTGCTGGAGTACACGCGTTCTATCGAGAAGTTGAACACTTCTCTGAGCTTTTTGCAGGCAGAGATGCAACGGCTAGCCCAGCAGCAGGAGATCATCATGCAAATGCGGGAACAGCAGGCCTGGGTTGTGTCTCCACCACAGCCTTCACCCCAGAAACAGGTACGGGAGCTTAGAGGAAGTGGAGCTCGCTCATCAGGTTCCCCCTCACCAGCTGATTCCCCACATACCACCCATCGCTCCCCTACCAATATCAAGAGAAAGTCAGCTTCCTTCCACTCCAAAACCCCACGGACACCCAGGCCTACTGAGCTGAAGATCACTCCATTCAACCGAGTTCTCACTGTACCCCAGTCTGTGGACAGCTTACCTCGTCTGCGCAGATTCTCACCCTCGCAGTCTGTATCCAGCTCTTTTGCATACTTTGGGAATGACCTAAAACCAAGCAAAAATAATATGCAAGTTGATCCCTTGTGTACAGAAGGTACTGCTTCTGATCTCACTTTACCAGCCAAAGACAAACAGCAGACTGAAACGGACATTGCAGATTCAAGAACCAAGGAGTTCGAGAACAGTGTGGAGCAAAATGGAGAGATGAAAGATGATGGAAAACAATCAGAAGGAGAAATTAAGCCCACAGTGGAATCTAGTGTTTCTGAGGTGTTGTCACAAGCTGTAAAAGAAACATTCATAGTAACGCCTACCGAGAAGCCAATAGATTTAGTTAGTCAAAGCAACAAAAGCTTGATCGAAGTGCCACTATCAATCCTAAAGCCTCTCGAAGGACAGGAGTTGGAAGAGTGTGGAGAGACACTGACAGCAGGAGAGAACCAGGATGATGACCAGAAGATGTGCTGTGGATTCTTCTTTAAG GATGACATGAAGGGGGAGGACAGCATGGCACTGAAGCGAGCTGCCCTGCTGGAGAAGAGGCAGAGGAGGGAGCGGGAGAATCAGCAGAGGAAGCAGCAGCTGGAGGCTGAGCTGGAGCAGAAGAAAGAGGAGGCTAG ATTAAAGGCCGAGGAAGAGCGgctgaagaaggaggaggagaaagccAGACGGGAGTTCATCAAGCAGGAGTACCTGAGGAGAAAGCAGCTCAAGCTCATGGAGGACATGGACATGCTGGTGAAAACTCGGCCTGCCACGGCTAAGCAAAAGAAGCCACGGCCCAAATCCATTCACCGGGATGTGATTGAGTCACCCAAGACTCCTGTTAGGGCAACAGCAG GTTCACGACCTCGTGTTTTTTCAGTGTCCAGTATCTCTTTGGCCTCCCTCAATCTGGGAGACAACGAAAGTGTCAGCTCAGAGAAGCGAACCCCCAG TAGGCCTGACTCGGCTGACAGCTTCCTGTCTCCTTCTCGGTCTGAGAGCCATAATGGAGAGAAAGACTGGGAAAATGCTTCCACCACCTCCTCCGTCACTTCTATCACTGAATACACAG gtcCTAAATTGTACAAAGAGCCCAGTGCCAAGTCGAACAAACATATTATTCAGAACGCTTTGGCTCATTGTTGTCTGGCTGGGAAGGTCAATGAAGGTCAAAAGAACAAGATCCTGGAG GAGATGGAGAAATCACAGGCCAACAACTTCATAATCCTGTTCCGTGATTCGGGCTGTCAGTTCCGCGCTGTTTACACGTACTGCCCCGACACAGAGCAGATGAACAAGCTGGCCGGCATCGGGCCCAAAAGCATCTCACGCAAGATGATCGACGGCTTGTTCAAATACAATTCTGACCGGAAGCAGTTTAGCCAAATCCCAGCTAAGACCATGTCTGCCAGTGTCGATGCCATTACCATCCACAGCCACTTGTGGCAGACCAAGAAGCCGGGAACACCGAAGAAAGTAGCACCCAGCAAGTCCTAA
- the camsap2a gene encoding calmodulin-regulated spectrin-associated protein 2a isoform X3, whose protein sequence is MGDPSQSSQWKKTFIVPAIKSFEHYDFNRAKIRASLTWLVAKAFGTDSIPDKLKDPFYTDQYEQEHVKPPVVDLLLSAELYCRAGSLILKSDAAKPLLGHDAVIQALAQKGLYVTVHERLVSERDLSMRPIQMSAHLALIDTLMMAYTVEMVSMDKVVACMQQYSTDCADGDTPYDTEDGVISWMNKVNEYLKEIIIQEQSRREAQRAEPLEIPKARYRKEQTLPKTVPWIPPVDNLLKDSTDGCALAALLHFYCPDLVKLEDVCLKDSMSLADSLYNLQLVQDFCREHLNRCCHFSLEDMLYASSSIKNNYLVFMAELFWWFELVKPSFVQPQVLVDEAPSPSLKNVPSVPISKVTKRSFMERPPSPDRPSLPLRQQPLTTNSGEIRRSTSMSFVDSFLGTWPTERRSGTQGVSFDIPLDKGDTTQTITQPRLGMTRSVSTEGFGLKVAKGMKRNLSFQPVIGQNIGIEEEGCADTLVGIHHGGLNGTAPSSIEEALEIINNSEKQQEDTGVEAENEGFFLHMQTKELMPKTQDEGGDSVSEAMGISSASTVEVDTGIHVKTEDIQETLDEDSSLRDCTTSMELDADQCFEARASHSQDSISSYPSSVGTKSPIADTPIGVKMTSFAEQKFRKLNPNAESKGGNSQGTTPDSSDLNLSHSVSWAPSPETSPVHQPQRDPAQAMAAEMVQLRMRLEEKRRAIEAQKKKVEAAFARHRQKMGRSAFLTVVKRKNDGASPIQEYTTSSEATKTLSDTAKSPEKSPVKSFSEESMSETDLLEYTRSIEKLNTSLSFLQAEMQRLAQQQEIIMQMREQQAWVVSPPQPSPQKQVRELRGSGARSSGSPSPADSPHTTHRSPTNIKRKSASFHSKTPRTPRPTELKITPFNRVLTVPQSVDSLPRLRRFSPSQSVSSSFAYFGNDLKPSKNNMQVDPLCTEGTASDLTLPAKDKQQTETDIADSRTKEFENSVEQNGEMKDDGKQSEGEIKPTVESSVSEVLSQAVKETFIVTPTEKPIDLVSQSNKSLIEVPLSILKPLEGQELEECGETLTAGENQDDDQKMCCGFFFKDDMKGEDSMALKRAALLEKRQRRERENQQRKQQLEAELEQKKEEARLKAEEERLKKEEEKARREFIKQEYLRRKQLKLMEDMDMLVKTRPATAKQKKPRPKSIHRDVIESPKTPVRATAGSRPRVFSVSSISLASLNLGDNESVSSEKRTPSRPDSADSFLSPSRSESHNGEKDWENASTTSSVTSITEYTGPKLYKEPSAKSNKHIIQNALAHCCLAGKVNEGQKNKILEEMEKSQANNFIILFRDSGCQFRAVYTYCPDTEQMNKLAGIGPKSISRKMIDGLFKYNSDRKQFSQIPAKTMSASVDAITIHSHLWQTKKPGTPKKVAPSKS, encoded by the exons AGTGCCCACCTGGCACTGATTGACACTTTGATGATGGCCTATACGGTGGAGATGGTGAGTATGGACAAGGTTGTAGCGTGCATGCAGCAGTATTCTACCGACTGCGCTGACGGAGACACGCCCTACGACACGGAGGATGGCGTCATTAGCTGGATGAATAAg GTGAACGAATACTTGAAAGAGATCATCATCCAGGAGCAAAGCAGGAGAGAGGCACAGAGGGCCGAGCCCCTTGAGATCCCTAAG gcCCGCTATAGGAAGGAACAGACGTTGCCTAAAACAGTACCATGGATCCCCCCAGTGGACAACCTGCTGAAGGACAGCACAGATGGCTGCGCCCTTGCTGCGCTGCTGCACTTCTACTGCCCTGACCTTGTCAAACTAGAGG ACGTGTGCCTGAAAGACAGCATGTCTTTAGCGGACAGCTTGTACAATCTGCAGCTCGTTCAGGACTTCTGCCGCGAACACTTGAACCGCTGCTGCCACTTCAGCCTGGAGGATATGCTCTACGCCTCTTCTTCCATCAAA AACAATTACCTTGTGTTTATGGCTGAGCTCTTCTGGTGGTTTGAATTGGTTAAGCCATCTTTTGTGCAGCCTCAGGTTTTGGTCGATGAAG CACCATCTCCATCACTGAAGAATGTTCCATCTGTGCCCATCTCAAAAGTCACCAAGAGAAGCTTCATGGAAAGGCCTCCCAGTCCAGACAGACCAAG TCTCCCGCTGCGACAACAGCCTTTAACAACAAACTCAG GTGAGATCAGGCGATCAACCTCCATGTCATTTGTTGACAGTTTTTTGGGGACTTGGCCCACGGAGAGGAG GTCAGGGACTCAGGGTGTGTCCTTTGATATCCCATTAGATAAGGGCGACACCACTCAAACTATTACACAACCCAGACTGGGTATGACCAGGTCTGTAAGCACTGAGGGATTTGGGCTCAAAGTAGCCAAGGGAATGAAGCGAAATCTGTCCTTCCAACCTGTTATTGGCCAAAACATTGGTATTGAGGAAGAAGGCTGTGCAGATACCCTTGTGGGAATCCACCATGGTGGTCTGAATGGCACAGCGCCAAGTAGCATTGAGGAAGCCCTAGAAATAATCAATAATTCAGAAAAGCAACAGGAGGACACCGGGGTTGAGGCAGAGAATGAAGGTTTCTTCCTTCATATGCAGACCAAAGAACTGATGCCCAAAACCCAAGATGAAGGGGGAGACTCTGTTTCAGAGGCCATGGGGATTTCAAGTGCTTCAACTGTGGAGGTGGACACTGGAATTCACGTAAAGACAGAAGATATCCAAGAGACTCTGGATGAGGACTCATCGCTTAGAGACTGCACAACAAGTATGGAGTTAGATGCAGACCAGTGCTTTGAGGCTAGAGCAAGTCATAGCCAGGATTCCATTAGTTCATATCCCAGCAGTGTTGGCACCAAGTCTCCTATAGCTGATACTCCCATAGGAGTTAAGATGACCAGCTTTGCTGAACAAAAGTTCAGAAAACTCAATCCAAATGCAGAGTCCAAAGGGGGAAACTCTCAGGGGACTACACCAGACAGTTCAGACCTTAACCTTTCCCACTCAGTCTCCTGGGCCCCCTCACCAGAGACAAGCCCTGTCCACCAGCCACAGAGGGATCCGGCGCAAGCCATGGCTGCTGAAATGGTACAGCTGCGTATGCGGCTGGAAGAGAAACGCAGAGCCATAGAAGCTCAGAAGAAAAAGGTGGAAGCCGCCTTCGCACGTCATAGACAAAAGATGGGGCGCAGTGCCTTTCTCACAGTGgtcaagagaaagaatgatGGTGCCTCACCAATCCAGGAGTACACCACAAGCTCAGAGGCTACCAAGACACTATCTGATACTGCAAAATCTCCAGAAAAGTCTCCTGTCAAGTCCTTTAGTGAGGAGAGCATGTCTGAGACAGACTTGCTGGAGTACACGCGTTCTATCGAGAAGTTGAACACTTCTCTGAGCTTTTTGCAGGCAGAGATGCAACGGCTAGCCCAGCAGCAGGAGATCATCATGCAAATGCGGGAACAGCAGGCCTGGGTTGTGTCTCCACCACAGCCTTCACCCCAGAAACAGGTACGGGAGCTTAGAGGAAGTGGAGCTCGCTCATCAGGTTCCCCCTCACCAGCTGATTCCCCACATACCACCCATCGCTCCCCTACCAATATCAAGAGAAAGTCAGCTTCCTTCCACTCCAAAACCCCACGGACACCCAGGCCTACTGAGCTGAAGATCACTCCATTCAACCGAGTTCTCACTGTACCCCAGTCTGTGGACAGCTTACCTCGTCTGCGCAGATTCTCACCCTCGCAGTCTGTATCCAGCTCTTTTGCATACTTTGGGAATGACCTAAAACCAAGCAAAAATAATATGCAAGTTGATCCCTTGTGTACAGAAGGTACTGCTTCTGATCTCACTTTACCAGCCAAAGACAAACAGCAGACTGAAACGGACATTGCAGATTCAAGAACCAAGGAGTTCGAGAACAGTGTGGAGCAAAATGGAGAGATGAAAGATGATGGAAAACAATCAGAAGGAGAAATTAAGCCCACAGTGGAATCTAGTGTTTCTGAGGTGTTGTCACAAGCTGTAAAAGAAACATTCATAGTAACGCCTACCGAGAAGCCAATAGATTTAGTTAGTCAAAGCAACAAAAGCTTGATCGAAGTGCCACTATCAATCCTAAAGCCTCTCGAAGGACAGGAGTTGGAAGAGTGTGGAGAGACACTGACAGCAGGAGAGAACCAGGATGATGACCAGAAGATGTGCTGTGGATTCTTCTTTAAG GATGACATGAAGGGGGAGGACAGCATGGCACTGAAGCGAGCTGCCCTGCTGGAGAAGAGGCAGAGGAGGGAGCGGGAGAATCAGCAGAGGAAGCAGCAGCTGGAGGCTGAGCTGGAGCAGAAGAAAGAGGAGGCTAG ATTAAAGGCCGAGGAAGAGCGgctgaagaaggaggaggagaaagccAGACGGGAGTTCATCAAGCAGGAGTACCTGAGGAGAAAGCAGCTCAAGCTCATGGAGGACATGGACATGCTGGTGAAAACTCGGCCTGCCACGGCTAAGCAAAAGAAGCCACGGCCCAAATCCATTCACCGGGATGTGATTGAGTCACCCAAGACTCCTGTTAGGGCAACAGCAG GTTCACGACCTCGTGTTTTTTCAGTGTCCAGTATCTCTTTGGCCTCCCTCAATCTGGGAGACAACGAAAGTGTCAGCTCAGAGAAGCGAACCCCCAG TAGGCCTGACTCGGCTGACAGCTTCCTGTCTCCTTCTCGGTCTGAGAGCCATAATGGAGAGAAAGACTGGGAAAATGCTTCCACCACCTCCTCCGTCACTTCTATCACTGAATACACAG gtcCTAAATTGTACAAAGAGCCCAGTGCCAAGTCGAACAAACATATTATTCAGAACGCTTTGGCTCATTGTTGTCTGGCTGGGAAGGTCAATGAAGGTCAAAAGAACAAGATCCTGGAG GAGATGGAGAAATCACAGGCCAACAACTTCATAATCCTGTTCCGTGATTCGGGCTGTCAGTTCCGCGCTGTTTACACGTACTGCCCCGACACAGAGCAGATGAACAAGCTGGCCGGCATCGGGCCCAAAAGCATCTCACGCAAGATGATCGACGGCTTGTTCAAATACAATTCTGACCGGAAGCAGTTTAGCCAAATCCCAGCTAAGACCATGTCTGCCAGTGTCGATGCCATTACCATCCACAGCCACTTGTGGCAGACCAAGAAGCCGGGAACACCGAAGAAAGTAGCACCCAGCAAGTCCTAA